The Megasphaera stantonii genome includes a window with the following:
- the trpA gene encoding tryptophan synthase subunit alpha codes for MSKIQNAFKDGKAFIGFLTAGDPSIEKSCEYILTMERAGADLVEIGIPFSDPIAEGVVIQEANIRALSVNTRLEDVFRLVEMVRQQSQVPLVFLTYANPIFNYGKDAFFAKCAETGVDGVIIPDVPFEERGEFAGEAARHGIDIIAMIAPTSKERIKEIAAVGQGFLYIVSSLGVTGTRSEITTDLKEIIDVAKSVTDVPCAVGFGINTTEQAEQIAAVADGVIVGSAIVKIIGKYGTEAGPHIYEYVKAMKAAASRSI; via the coding sequence ATGAGTAAGATTCAAAACGCATTTAAAGACGGCAAGGCTTTTATTGGATTTTTGACGGCAGGAGACCCGTCGATTGAAAAAAGCTGCGAATATATCCTGACGATGGAACGGGCCGGCGCAGATTTGGTGGAAATCGGCATTCCTTTTTCCGATCCCATCGCCGAAGGCGTCGTCATCCAGGAAGCCAACATCCGGGCCCTGTCGGTCAACACGCGGCTGGAAGACGTGTTCCGCCTCGTCGAAATGGTACGGCAGCAGTCTCAGGTTCCGCTGGTATTTTTGACCTATGCCAATCCGATTTTCAATTACGGAAAGGATGCATTCTTTGCAAAATGCGCCGAAACGGGCGTCGACGGCGTCATCATTCCCGACGTGCCCTTTGAGGAACGGGGCGAATTTGCCGGCGAGGCAGCTCGGCACGGCATCGACATCATCGCCATGATCGCGCCGACGTCGAAGGAACGGATCAAGGAAATCGCCGCCGTTGGCCAGGGCTTTTTGTACATCGTGTCGTCCCTGGGCGTCACGGGGACGCGCAGCGAGATTACGACGGACTTGAAGGAAATCATCGACGTGGCGAAAAGCGTGACCGACGTACCCTGCGCAGTCGGCTTCGGCATCAATACGACCGAGCAGGCCGAACAGATCGCCGCCGTCGCCGACGGCGTCATCGTCGGCAGCGCCATCGTCAAGATTATCGGCAAGTACGGAACGGAAGCGGGCCCCCATATTTACGAATACGTCAAGGCCATGAAGGCCGCGGCGAGCCGAAGCATATAA
- a CDS encoding cupin domain-containing protein: MNTEIIEHASGGKGHLVKEHLLSAEQLLGKNDMFARVTLEPGCSLGYHVHHGNAEAYYILSGEGEYDDNGTVRTVKAGDVTYTSDGMGHSIENKGGENLVFIALIIKN; the protein is encoded by the coding sequence GTGAACACAGAGATTATTGAACATGCGTCTGGAGGCAAAGGGCATCTTGTAAAAGAGCACCTATTGTCGGCGGAACAATTGCTGGGCAAGAATGACATGTTCGCGAGAGTCACTCTGGAACCTGGATGTTCCTTAGGCTATCATGTTCATCATGGCAACGCAGAGGCTTATTATATCCTTTCCGGTGAAGGCGAGTACGACGACAACGGCACAGTCCGAACCGTCAAAGCAGGAGATGTCACTTATACGTCGGACGGAATGGGTCACAGCATCGAAAACAAGGGCGGCGAAAACCTCGTTTTCATCGCGTTGATTATTAAAAACTAA
- a CDS encoding 5-formyltetrahydrofolate cyclo-ligase: MTKREEKKRLRRLLLERVQTLLPAYCRKADEAIYRHVVSLPAYQAARTVCAYVGMAHEIDTKPLIKRMLADGKRVGVPLCVGKGVMEMREIGGLDELQAGTWGILEPSPNAPLLQPDEIDLGLIPCVSGNEAGQRLGYGGGFYDAYLAKAPFLRVLLCRNAMMTAPIPMELHDAAMDIVVSEDGAVHCRSRKKFEEVFR, translated from the coding sequence ATGACGAAGAGGGAAGAAAAGAAACGGCTGAGACGGCTGCTGCTGGAACGGGTGCAAACCTTGCTGCCGGCATACTGCCGGAAGGCTGACGAGGCCATATACCGCCATGTAGTATCCTTGCCGGCCTATCAGGCGGCCCGTACGGTATGCGCCTATGTCGGCATGGCCCATGAAATCGATACGAAGCCCCTGATTAAACGCATGCTGGCCGACGGAAAACGGGTCGGCGTCCCCTTGTGCGTCGGCAAAGGCGTCATGGAGATGCGGGAAATCGGCGGGCTGGACGAGCTGCAGGCCGGAACCTGGGGCATACTGGAGCCGTCTCCGAATGCGCCGCTGCTGCAGCCCGATGAGATCGACCTGGGCTTGATTCCCTGCGTCAGCGGCAACGAAGCAGGGCAGCGCCTAGGCTATGGCGGCGGATTTTACGACGCTTACTTGGCGAAGGCGCCCTTCCTGCGGGTACTGCTGTGCCGCAACGCTATGATGACTGCGCCGATTCCCATGGAGCTCCACGACGCCGCGATGGACATCGTCGTTTCCGAAGACGGGGCCGTGCATTGCCGCAGCCGTAAAAAGTTTGAAGAAGTTTTCCGTTAA